One stretch of Ornithinimicrobium ciconiae DNA includes these proteins:
- a CDS encoding gamma-glutamyltransferase family protein has product MSTMRRSVGTALAAALLALTGCTGGTDDPAETSTNPTATSAAPTTASASPTPEPTSGEQTETTAAPPDATETTAAPEVSFGDYGVAAGHPRAVEAGMEILRDGGNAVDAAIAVAFSSAVVEPLTSGPGGGGAALVVPMPGSTAPGAPAEPLAYDYREVVQSSGEVPDSGTGVPGFVAGMALLHAEHGQLPWRDLIKPAIEQAEDGVPVSWWVAQELRTEAGQAATAGLPHFQTPNGEPLLEGDVLFQPELGQTLRDIAKDPRTFYEGDLAATLAEVDGIDAEALADYAVDVREPPRGPVGDYEILAAAPALSGVGLIQLLQVAEAAGAGEVEPGSAAYLDILADAWLVADDSIETVVGDPNFVDVPVEELTDPDLNAALAESEAVGVAGPAADLSPGAPAGRPAAGNTTHLSVVDRDGLAVSMTNTITNFWGSGQEVGGFFLNDHLIRFASTGRTDANDPEAGKRPISYMTPAVLLDDQQRPVLVTGSPGGMRIPDIQAAVISRWALHDIDLQAAVDAPRTHLDDGVLRVEDLPSATTDELTEMGYAVEPVPLSWNLFGSVQALELDHGAGVLVGAVDGRRTGAWDSAAIGRDP; this is encoded by the coding sequence ATGTCCACGATGCGCCGGAGTGTGGGGACGGCACTCGCTGCTGCCCTGCTGGCCCTGACAGGCTGCACGGGTGGCACGGACGACCCCGCCGAGACCAGCACGAACCCGACGGCCACGAGCGCCGCACCGACCACCGCGTCGGCGTCGCCGACACCCGAGCCGACATCAGGCGAGCAGACCGAGACCACCGCAGCACCACCCGACGCCACCGAGACCACAGCTGCGCCTGAGGTCTCCTTCGGGGACTACGGTGTCGCGGCCGGCCATCCCAGGGCGGTCGAGGCGGGCATGGAGATCCTCAGGGACGGCGGCAACGCGGTGGACGCCGCGATCGCGGTGGCCTTCTCCTCCGCTGTCGTCGAGCCCCTGACCTCCGGCCCAGGTGGTGGCGGCGCAGCCCTGGTCGTGCCGATGCCGGGCAGCACGGCACCCGGCGCACCGGCAGAACCGCTGGCCTATGACTACCGCGAGGTCGTCCAGTCCTCCGGCGAGGTGCCGGACAGCGGGACCGGCGTGCCCGGCTTTGTTGCCGGGATGGCGCTGCTGCACGCCGAGCACGGGCAGCTGCCGTGGCGTGACCTGATCAAGCCGGCGATCGAGCAGGCCGAGGACGGGGTGCCGGTGTCCTGGTGGGTCGCCCAGGAGTTGCGCACCGAGGCCGGTCAGGCCGCGACCGCGGGGCTGCCGCACTTCCAGACTCCCAACGGCGAGCCGCTCCTGGAGGGTGACGTGCTCTTCCAGCCCGAGCTGGGCCAGACCCTGCGCGACATCGCCAAGGATCCACGCACCTTCTACGAGGGCGACCTCGCAGCCACCCTCGCCGAGGTCGACGGCATCGATGCCGAGGCGCTGGCGGACTACGCGGTCGACGTGCGCGAGCCACCGCGCGGACCGGTGGGCGACTACGAGATCCTCGCTGCCGCACCGGCTCTGTCCGGGGTGGGGCTCATTCAGCTCCTGCAGGTTGCCGAGGCGGCCGGGGCGGGCGAGGTGGAGCCGGGCTCGGCGGCATACCTCGACATCCTGGCCGACGCCTGGCTGGTGGCGGATGACTCGATCGAGACGGTGGTCGGTGACCCGAACTTCGTGGACGTCCCCGTCGAGGAACTGACCGACCCCGACCTCAACGCAGCCCTGGCAGAGTCCGAGGCCGTCGGCGTGGCCGGCCCGGCAGCGGACCTGTCACCGGGCGCACCGGCTGGTCGGCCCGCAGCCGGCAACACCACCCACCTCAGCGTGGTGGACCGCGACGGCCTGGCCGTGTCGATGACCAACACGATCACCAACTTCTGGGGCTCCGGGCAGGAGGTGGGCGGGTTCTTCCTCAACGACCACCTGATCCGGTTCGCCAGCACGGGGCGCACCGACGCCAACGACCCCGAGGCCGGCAAGCGCCCGATCAGCTATATGACCCCGGCGGTCCTGCTCGATGACCAGCAGCGCCCGGTGCTGGTCACCGGCTCCCCCGGCGGCATGCGGATCCCCGACATCCAGGCTGCGGTCATCTCCCGCTGGGCCCTGCACGACATAGACCTGCAGGCGGCCGTCGATGCTCCGCGCACCCACCTCGACGACGGGGTGCTGCGCGTTGAGGACCTGCCCTCCGCCACCACCGACGAGCTCACCGAGATGGGGTATGCCGTGGAGCCGGTCCCCCTGTCCTGGAACCTGTTTGGGTCGGTCCAGGCACTGGAGCTCGACCACGGTGCCGGCGTCCTGGTCGGGGCAGTCGACGGCCGGCGGACCGGCGCCTGGGACAGCGCCGCGATCGGGCGCGACCCCTAG
- a CDS encoding Lsr2 family DNA-binding protein encodes MPDDFVIARNPEEGTTLPYLLRIPWGPDGIVLKAKETWPRTGKVYCHRAVGWPRDPDVLEQVPVRSCVRRGASIDLVLDRGRENRSQFVLTRIRGGREAIFWQTARTTKQARPAVAIPTARGSGVAGLEIVVDSHERYAWKFEHQQATTVRRALRAGDYGVMDGERVLASVERKSLQDLVATLTSGRMRYVLADLAALPSAAVVVEDRYSSVFKLDRVRPAVVADSLGECHARFPTVPIVFCETRALAQEWTYRFLAAALVHHGEETHVEIEATELPSAAAASSAQIREWARTQGLTVSTRGRISAEVLDAFARRSR; translated from the coding sequence ATGCCGGACGACTTCGTGATCGCCCGCAACCCGGAGGAGGGCACGACGCTGCCCTATCTGCTGCGGATCCCCTGGGGGCCCGACGGCATCGTGCTCAAGGCCAAGGAGACCTGGCCGCGGACCGGCAAGGTCTACTGCCACCGTGCCGTCGGGTGGCCGCGCGACCCGGACGTCCTCGAGCAGGTGCCGGTCAGGTCCTGTGTGCGGCGCGGCGCGAGCATTGACCTGGTGCTGGACCGAGGTCGGGAGAACCGCTCACAGTTCGTGCTGACCCGGATCCGCGGCGGTCGCGAGGCGATCTTCTGGCAGACCGCGCGGACCACCAAGCAGGCCCGGCCGGCCGTGGCGATCCCGACCGCCCGCGGCTCCGGTGTTGCCGGGCTGGAGATCGTCGTGGACAGCCACGAGCGCTATGCCTGGAAGTTCGAGCACCAGCAGGCGACCACCGTGCGGCGAGCGCTGCGGGCCGGGGACTACGGCGTCATGGACGGTGAGCGGGTGCTGGCCTCGGTGGAGCGCAAGTCGCTGCAGGATCTCGTGGCCACGCTGACCAGCGGGAGGATGCGCTATGTGCTGGCCGACCTGGCGGCGCTGCCGTCGGCCGCGGTGGTGGTTGAGGACAGGTACTCCTCGGTCTTCAAGCTCGACCGGGTGCGCCCGGCCGTGGTCGCCGACTCCCTCGGCGAGTGCCACGCCCGCTTTCCCACGGTGCCGATCGTGTTCTGTGAGACGCGGGCGCTGGCGCAGGAGTGGACCTACCGCTTCCTGGCCGCCGCCCTCGTGCACCACGGTGAAGAGACCCACGTAGAGATCGAGGCCACCGAACTGCCCTCGGCCGCAGCCGCGAGCAGCGCGCAGATCCGGGAGTGGGCGCGGACCCAGGGACTCACGGTGTCCACCCGTGGCCGGATCAGTGCCGAGGTGCTGGACGCGTTCGCCCGGCGGAGCCGGTGA
- a CDS encoding dehydrogenase, which yields MSDPAAKVIVNVSFQGEEWDYDEHVELDGVPFRLIRVGTSGDAKKAEAQVWSWSLTADAIAVSGVREAKAAGHFTGGIEDFRKVKGTTTRVPVQDDSLLGDVFQEWAIRQVQTEMPGYFSNARVVVVGTTTRERTIAVLREFTDNIVFERPRAELKLPGSFKTNPVAATASGLTELAWNWTPGLLKEAVGKPAGWGADRLAHHAATNADVIVGSFSELMRFGLPELKGKAVITSAVSEDRLETLARLGADLVVDVTPQPFDFVVVPATYEAMVAATLPAGAEVTTDALAQFIERAGLRPRLLWPNGQRRKSRFSFVIHPLSTEYFKNVEPLGAVMKVPGMSQLVEKAVAYAPPFIYSHVTGIVSDTGDEAEGWLITVGGTPREMLAHPPEFTYSRLLEAAEMSRKLGAQIMGLGAFTKVVGDAGVTVAKRAALPVTTGNSYSASGALWAAHAAIRRLGIAEVDEDGSIHGKAMVVGASGAIGSVCARLLALAADELWLVSPETAKLLALKADIERENPRARVRVATSPAAALPEMDVIVTATSAAGHKVLDIMQVKPGAVITDVARPLDLSAEDVARRPDVLVIESGEVELPGSPRMRDIGLPEGVAYACLAETIVLALEGRYENFTVGRHIEWEKVKEIYRLGLKHGMQLAAISGVNGPYTDEDFARVREAALAARTDAPATRGNPAPTDQSAPAATIEEQS from the coding sequence ATGTCTGACCCCGCCGCCAAGGTCATCGTCAACGTCTCGTTCCAGGGAGAGGAGTGGGACTACGACGAGCACGTCGAGCTCGACGGCGTCCCGTTCCGCCTGATCCGCGTCGGCACCAGCGGAGACGCGAAGAAGGCCGAGGCGCAGGTCTGGAGCTGGTCGCTGACCGCTGACGCCATTGCCGTCAGCGGTGTCCGGGAGGCCAAGGCGGCCGGCCACTTCACCGGCGGCATCGAGGACTTCAGGAAGGTCAAGGGCACCACCACACGGGTGCCCGTGCAGGACGACTCGCTGCTGGGCGACGTCTTCCAGGAGTGGGCGATCCGGCAGGTCCAGACCGAGATGCCGGGCTACTTCTCCAACGCCAGGGTGGTCGTGGTCGGGACGACGACCAGGGAGCGCACGATCGCCGTGCTGCGCGAGTTCACCGACAACATCGTCTTCGAGCGACCGCGCGCGGAGCTCAAGCTGCCCGGGAGCTTCAAGACAAACCCAGTCGCCGCGACGGCCTCGGGGCTGACCGAGCTGGCGTGGAACTGGACACCGGGGCTGCTCAAGGAGGCCGTGGGCAAACCCGCCGGCTGGGGGGCCGACCGGCTCGCCCACCACGCGGCCACGAATGCCGATGTCATCGTCGGCTCTTTCTCGGAGCTGATGCGCTTCGGCCTGCCGGAGCTGAAGGGCAAGGCCGTCATCACCAGCGCGGTGTCCGAGGACCGGCTGGAGACCCTCGCCCGGCTCGGTGCGGACCTCGTGGTCGATGTGACGCCCCAGCCCTTCGACTTCGTCGTGGTCCCCGCAACCTACGAGGCGATGGTGGCGGCCACGCTGCCCGCCGGGGCGGAGGTCACCACCGACGCGCTGGCACAGTTCATCGAGAGAGCTGGCCTCCGGCCGCGGCTGCTCTGGCCGAACGGGCAGCGGCGCAAGAGCCGGTTCTCCTTCGTGATCCACCCGCTGTCGACGGAGTACTTCAAGAACGTCGAGCCGCTCGGTGCCGTCATGAAGGTGCCCGGCATGAGCCAGCTGGTCGAGAAGGCCGTCGCCTACGCCCCACCGTTCATCTACAGCCACGTCACCGGCATCGTCTCGGACACCGGCGACGAGGCCGAGGGCTGGCTCATCACGGTCGGCGGCACCCCGAGGGAGATGCTCGCGCACCCGCCGGAGTTCACCTACTCCCGCCTGCTCGAGGCGGCCGAGATGTCGCGGAAGCTGGGCGCGCAGATCATGGGACTGGGTGCCTTCACCAAGGTCGTCGGCGACGCCGGCGTGACGGTGGCCAAGCGGGCGGCGCTGCCGGTCACGACCGGCAACTCCTACTCCGCCTCCGGTGCACTGTGGGCGGCCCACGCCGCGATCCGCAGGCTCGGGATCGCCGAGGTGGACGAGGACGGCTCCATCCACGGCAAGGCGATGGTGGTCGGCGCGTCGGGTGCCATCGGCTCGGTGTGCGCAAGGCTGCTCGCCCTGGCCGCGGACGAGCTGTGGCTGGTCTCCCCCGAGACGGCCAAGCTGCTCGCCCTCAAGGCGGACATCGAGCGGGAGAACCCACGTGCGAGGGTGCGCGTCGCGACCAGCCCGGCGGCCGCGCTGCCCGAGATGGATGTGATCGTGACCGCGACGTCGGCGGCCGGGCACAAGGTGCTCGACATCATGCAGGTGAAGCCCGGCGCGGTCATCACCGACGTCGCCCGTCCCCTCGACCTGTCCGCGGAGGACGTGGCCCGGCGGCCCGACGTCCTGGTCATCGAGTCCGGCGAGGTCGAGCTCCCCGGCAGTCCCCGGATGAGGGACATCGGCCTGCCCGAGGGCGTCGCCTACGCCTGCCTTGCCGAGACCATCGTCCTGGCGCTGGAGGGTCGCTATGAGAACTTCACGGTCGGTCGGCACATCGAGTGGGAGAAGGTCAAGGAGATCTACCGGCTGGGCCTCAAGCACGGCATGCAGCTGGCGGCCATCTCCGGGGTGAACGGCCCCTACACGGACGAGGACTTTGCGCGGGTGCGGGAGGCGGCGCTCGCTGCCCGGACCGACGCACCAGCCACCCGCGGCAACCCGGCACCCACCGACCAGTCCGCACCAGCAGCCACGATCGAGGAGCAGTCATGA
- a CDS encoding SDR family NAD(P)-dependent oxidoreductase has translation MRSVRGKKVLITGGAMGLGRLFAERAIAEEAATVVLWDVQEDVLNETLADLQGGPVEVVGYVVDLADREGIAVTAAAVLEEHGPVEILVNNAGIVRGNSYFWESDPERDTRATIDVNTLAPMYVAHAFLPSMLGAPGETRMLNLASAAGFTPNPRMSVYAASKWAVIGWSDSVRLELKQAGADHVRVTTVCPYYVNTGMFDGAKSAPLLPILDPAEVVEEAWKGMLSGSPFVVLPKTVMLSEMLKGVLPTGVRDFIADHVIGVYRTMEDFTGRDDRQTAGPPQGRTS, from the coding sequence ATGAGGTCCGTCCGCGGCAAGAAGGTCCTGATCACCGGCGGGGCGATGGGGTTGGGCCGGCTGTTCGCCGAGCGGGCGATCGCCGAGGAGGCCGCCACGGTCGTGCTCTGGGACGTCCAGGAGGATGTGCTCAACGAGACCCTCGCGGACCTCCAGGGCGGACCGGTCGAGGTCGTCGGCTACGTCGTGGACCTGGCCGACCGTGAGGGGATCGCGGTGACCGCCGCCGCTGTCCTTGAGGAGCACGGTCCGGTCGAGATCCTGGTCAACAACGCCGGCATCGTGCGCGGCAACTCCTACTTCTGGGAGAGCGACCCCGAGCGGGACACCCGCGCCACCATCGACGTCAACACCCTCGCGCCGATGTATGTCGCGCACGCCTTCCTCCCCTCGATGCTCGGTGCCCCCGGGGAGACCAGGATGCTCAACCTCGCCTCGGCGGCCGGCTTCACGCCCAACCCCCGGATGTCGGTGTATGCCGCGTCCAAGTGGGCCGTGATCGGCTGGTCCGACTCCGTCCGTCTGGAGCTCAAGCAGGCCGGCGCCGACCACGTCAGGGTGACGACCGTCTGCCCCTACTACGTCAACACCGGCATGTTCGACGGCGCGAAGTCCGCACCCCTGCTGCCCATCCTGGACCCTGCCGAGGTCGTCGAGGAGGCCTGGAAGGGAATGCTGTCGGGCAGCCCCTTCGTGGTGCTGCCGAAGACCGTGATGCTCAGCGAGATGCTCAAGGGCGTCCTGCCGACCGGAGTGCGTGACTTCATCGCCGACCACGTCATCGGCGTCTACCGCACGATGGAGGACTTCACGGGTCGCGACGACCGCCAGACCGCTGGGCCTCCTCAGGGCCGGACCAGCTGA
- a CDS encoding wax ester/triacylglycerol synthase domain-containing protein yields MPRPIAPEDLTWLLMDRPNNLMHVHAFMVFDKVPDLSALTEVIMERAVRKFRRLSQVPVILDGEWHWEDDQDFDITRHVRQVVLDDIGEESFRTYLSGLFSVPFDRRRPLWEAQLVTGPPGGSEGYVLARFHHGLADGIRLVQLLISLCDPAEGSTPSAVGRKADREHQHPLEQVLHVVGSSVGDSVDFAAGVTQSVARAAMTLVTTTNPLRLVGHISDALALVRHPVRLIDAVTEPTSPDNEISNSWREIGRMLLSDGSRAGVWSGRPGVQKSVAWVESLPLEGIRRASKAYGCTLNDVLLGAVSLALTDYLAERHVTDVTSLSWLMPVSMQPLDSDLPPTLGNKFVVVMMPMPLGITDHAELLADIHLKTTRVKNSAEPLAALGVQRVIAESPLRVARGLTDFFAGKAIGQLSNVPGPRVPMTLAGAPVRSILGWVPTSGDQPVGICLFSYADKISVGVATDARMIPDPLHLAQLVEGHLEQLALSHKEADV; encoded by the coding sequence ATGCCGCGGCCCATTGCACCCGAAGACCTCACCTGGCTGCTCATGGACCGTCCTAACAACCTGATGCACGTGCATGCGTTCATGGTTTTCGACAAGGTGCCGGACCTGTCGGCCCTGACCGAGGTCATCATGGAGCGTGCGGTCCGCAAGTTCCGCCGTCTCTCGCAGGTGCCGGTCATCCTCGATGGCGAGTGGCACTGGGAGGACGACCAGGACTTCGACATCACCCGTCACGTGCGGCAGGTCGTCCTCGACGACATCGGTGAGGAGTCCTTCCGGACCTACCTCTCGGGTCTGTTCTCCGTCCCGTTCGACCGCCGGCGCCCGCTCTGGGAGGCCCAGCTCGTGACCGGCCCTCCGGGCGGGTCGGAGGGCTATGTGCTGGCCCGCTTCCACCACGGCCTGGCCGACGGCATCCGACTGGTCCAGCTGCTCATCAGCCTGTGCGACCCGGCGGAGGGTTCCACGCCCAGCGCCGTCGGCCGCAAGGCCGACCGCGAGCACCAGCACCCGCTGGAGCAGGTCCTGCACGTCGTCGGCAGCTCCGTGGGCGACTCCGTGGACTTCGCCGCAGGGGTCACCCAGTCCGTTGCGCGGGCCGCCATGACACTGGTCACGACCACCAACCCGCTGCGACTGGTCGGCCACATCAGTGACGCCCTCGCGCTGGTCCGTCACCCGGTCCGACTCATCGACGCGGTCACCGAGCCGACCTCCCCCGACAACGAGATCTCCAACTCGTGGCGGGAGATCGGCCGGATGCTGCTCTCCGACGGCAGTCGGGCCGGCGTCTGGTCCGGCAGGCCGGGCGTCCAGAAGTCGGTCGCGTGGGTGGAGTCCCTGCCACTCGAGGGGATCCGCCGGGCCAGCAAGGCCTACGGCTGCACCCTCAACGACGTTCTGCTGGGCGCGGTCTCCCTGGCCCTCACCGACTACCTCGCCGAGCGGCACGTCACCGACGTCACGAGCCTGTCGTGGCTGATGCCGGTCTCGATGCAGCCCCTCGACAGCGACCTGCCTCCCACGCTGGGCAACAAGTTTGTCGTGGTGATGATGCCGATGCCACTGGGCATCACCGATCACGCGGAGCTGCTTGCCGACATCCACCTCAAGACCACCCGGGTGAAGAACTCGGCCGAGCCGCTCGCCGCCCTCGGGGTCCAGCGGGTCATCGCCGAGTCGCCGCTGAGGGTGGCTCGAGGGCTGACCGACTTCTTCGCGGGCAAGGCCATCGGTCAGCTGAGCAACGTCCCCGGCCCGCGGGTGCCGATGACCCTTGCCGGGGCTCCGGTCCGCTCGATCCTCGGCTGGGTGCCGACCTCCGGTGACCAGCCTGTCGGGATCTGCCTGTTCAGCTATGCCGACAAGATCAGCGTCGGGGTCGCCACCGACGCCCGCATGATCCCCGATCCCCTCCACCTGGCCCAGCTCGTCGAGGGTCACCTCGAGCAGCTCGCCCTCTCGCACAAGGAAGCCGATGTCTGA